In one window of Maniola hyperantus chromosome 18, iAphHyp1.2, whole genome shotgun sequence DNA:
- the LOC117990754 gene encoding uncharacterized protein, which produces MPKRKNNELEYISKKIRKLEEKLRRARRMEESSDSSSSSELLDLQNDAGDEFSICSRPPSPIEEVEIISMDNEPLLADVPPAPPEIPAESTEVPNGDQALPDEILEILGEDPSSVSQLGPEIRKELANRLNHIAISGLDKDVRKELFQNKKYMVPTNSERIAAPLLNLEIRAALPDTILKRDKGMETRQKQISAVISCIARVIDNQIKDNNADSKVTKELMDSIRMLCDIQYSDSMRRRYFILSCVKRDVLEHLKLTKVDKYLFGENISETLKTAKTVSKSRAEIIKIQDSNNKGTIKRKTQPSTSTLNYRAPPARRQPVQKRSHPPAPARKPEFSSRGSRHHQQQYRNPRRD; this is translated from the exons ATGCCTAAGAGAAAAAATAACGAACTGGagtatattagtaagaagataAGGAAATTAGAAGAGAAATTACGCCGAGCACGAAGAATGGAAGAGTCTTCAGACTCCTCTTCATCATCGGAATTGCTAGACTTGCAAAACGATGCAG GCGACGAATTCAGCATATGTTCCAGGCCACCCAGCCCAATAGAGGAGGTAGAAATAATCTCCATGGACAATGAACCGCTGCTGGCAGATGTACCGCCCGCGCCGCCAGAAATACCTGCTGAGAGTACCGAGGTACCTAATGGAGATCAAGCTTTGCCGGACGAGATTTTGGAGATTTTGGGAGAGGACCCATCATCTGTTTCGCAATTGGGACCGGAAATACGGAAGGAGTTGGCTAACAGATTAAATCACATCGCTATCTCCGGCCTGGATAAAGATGTCCGAAAAGAATTattccaaaataaaaagtacatgGTTCCTACCAACAGCGAACGCATCGCCGCGCCATTACTTAACTTAGAAATAAGGGCCGCATTGCCAGATACCATATTAAAACGGGACAAGGGCATGGAAACGAGACAAAAGCAGATTTCTGCGGTTATTTCTTGTATTGCTCGGGTTATAGATAATcaaataaaagataataatgcTGACAGCAAAGTAACCAAGGAACTGATGGACAGCATTCGTATGCTCTGTGACATCCAGTATTCCGACTCTATGAGaagaagatattttattttatcttgcgTAAAAAGGGACGTGTTAGAACACCTAAAACTGACAAAGGTTGACAAGTACTTGTTTGGTGAAAACATATCAGAGACTTTAAAAACGGCAAAAACGGTGTCAAAATCGAGAGCCGAGATTATAAAAATTCAGGACAGTAATAATAAAGGAACAATAAAGAGGAAAACACAACCATCAACTTCAACTTTAAACTACAGGGCTCCTCCGGCACGCAGGCAGCCGGTACAAAAGAGGAGCCATCCGCCTGCTCCAGCGCGGAAGCCCGAATTCTCATCGAGAGGATCGCGGCATCATCAACAGCAATACAGGAATCCACGTCGCGATTAA